A segment of the Terriglobia bacterium genome:
AGCCGCTGGCGGGGGCGATCAGGAGGCCGTACGCCAGCGCCGCCGCCGCGGGGCCCCTTCCGATCCAGCGGCGCGCGGAGCCGAGCGCGACCGGCACGAGCGCGGCGGTCACCGGACTCAGCCAGACGAGCGGGCCGCCTCCGCCGAGCGTCCACCGGGGATAGATGAACGCCTGGCCCGACGGCCACGCGAACTTCCCCGCGTAGAACCAGAGGACCCGCCCCGCCAGCAGCACCTTGTCGTGGAGGCCCAGCGACCAGGCGCCGCCGGTCGCGCCGACGTGGTGCTTCTCGATCCACGCCGTCGCAACCCCTGCGGCGATCGCCAAGGCCACGAGCGGCGCCACCCGCATCGCGACGTCCCGGCCGATGCGGCCACGCTTCCACCACACGACGGCGAGAAGCGCCGCCGGCGCCGTCGCGACCGCCGTCTTGCTGGCGAGGGCGAGCAGGAAGAACGCCAGCGCGGCGAGACCGAAGTGGCGGCGCGGGGGCTCCCGTCGCGGCGGAGCCGCCGAGGCGTCACTCGCGCCGAGCAGCCCGGCGTCGCGCAGGAAGTAGAGGGCGGAGACCATCAGGAAGATCCCGGCGAGGGTGTTCTTGCGCTCCGTCACCCAGGCCACCGACTCGACCTGCAGGGGATGGACCGCGAAGATCCCGGCGGCGAGCCAGGCCCCCGGCATCGCGAGCCCCCGGAGCACCCGCCAGAGCAACACCGCGGATGCCGCCTGGAGGAGGACGTTCAGGGCGTGGTAGGGCCCGGGCCGGGCTCCGAAGAGCCGGTACTGGATCCAGAAGCTGGTGTGCGTCAGCGGGTAGTACTGCTGGTTCGCGAGCGGATCGAGCCAGATCCGGGCGAGTCCGTCCGCAGAGAGCACCGTCGGGTTGGCGGTGACATTCGTGTCGTCGTCCCATACGAATCCGGCGGACAGGGTGGCGGAGTACACGGCACAGGTGAGGACGACCAGCAGGCCCGCGGGCCAAAACCGCGCGGCGAACGATCGCGACATCGACGCTATGTAACATGGACCGGGGCCCAGGAGCAAGCCGCGACCGAGCGCGATCCGCGGGCGGCGAGCGCGGCCGTCGACGAGCTTCGCTTCATTCTTGCAATGGCCGACGGCACGGATTATGTTTCCCCGCGATCCGAGATTTCCGGAGGTCCGAGCATGTCGAGCCGCCTGA
Coding sequences within it:
- a CDS encoding O-GlcNAc transferase, giving the protein MSRSFAARFWPAGLLVVLTCAVYSATLSAGFVWDDDTNVTANPTVLSADGLARIWLDPLANQQYYPLTHTSFWIQYRLFGARPGPYHALNVLLQAASAVLLWRVLRGLAMPGAWLAAGIFAVHPLQVESVAWVTERKNTLAGIFLMVSALYFLRDAGLLGASDASAAPPRREPPRRHFGLAALAFFLLALASKTAVATAPAALLAVVWWKRGRIGRDVAMRVAPLVALAIAAGVATAWIEKHHVGATGGAWSLGLHDKVLLAGRVLWFYAGKFAWPSGQAFIYPRWTLGGGGPLVWLSPVTAALVPVALGSARRWIGRGPAAAALAYGLLIAPASGFFDLFFFRYSFVQDHFQYFGCIALAALLGAALASLVRQRIAFASVSVAIVLVLGTLSWQRSHVFKDSETLWLDTLARNSGAWMARANLAKLLTARGDADAAAVQLREAVRSHPQEAEVYNL